TTTTTTAGTTTATCTAGAACCTAGAACCTAGAGCCATCTTTAATCTTTTCCGTCTCAGATTTTTCGGCAGTTCCGTCTTAGTTTGTAGTGTCTTTGCTTGTTCCTAGAACCTAGCTTTTATAACTTTGCTGCAGCCCATTTTGCACGATTTTCACGGCTCTCTTTTAGGCCGTCTTTATCGCGATAAGCTTTATAAGATTCGAAATCAAGCGCGACTAGGACGACTTCAACTTCAAGCATCAGCTTACACTCTTTTTTAATACGCCAAGCTGAAGTGTTGTACAATTCAGCTAGCGGTAAGGTGCCTAAAAATTCAGGATTATACTGTGCGTATAGTGCTTGCGTTGGGTAGACGACAAAACTTAAGGTGCGCTTAGGTTCTTTAGCAAAGAGTGCTTCAATACCATCACAAGTATTAAGTACCTGCATTTCAATCGCTTCATCAATCTCTATCAGCTTCTTTTGTGTTGGTACATGAGCTGGTTTTTCACCTGCTTCCCAAGCGATAACATCCGCTTCTGATACTTTGCCTATTTCAGCTACTTGCGCAGTGGACAGCGCTAGAGAGTGGCGAAGGTACTGCATTTCAATGGCATTGAGGCCAAGATCTTTAGACATGGTAGTTTCCTAATTAATTTTTATGGTGCAAGTGATTAGCTACGCATCCAAACATTCTCGGCCCATTCCCAAAATGTTTCCCAGCTGTCTTCATGGATTTCATCGTCTTGCCATAACTGCACTTCGCCCTCTTGGGTGATGAAGAAGAAACTATCACCCTGCTGACAGATAGGGATATATTCACGCGGTAAACCGATAGACCAGGCGTATGCAGTAACCTCTGATAAAAAGGTGTGCGAATGAGGATCGCTGGCGGTCACAGGCTCTAAGCTGCCAACGATAAGATCACTGGCTTCAAGTAGGTACTCTTTCAATGCCAAAGGAAGCGGCATTAAAATCTCCTCTTCTACTTCAACAATCTGTTCAAAGGTTGCAAGTTCCAACGGTACAGGAACTGTCTCACTCATCTCTTGTAGCTGCTCAATGATATCGTTCATAATTTTTTCGTGTGTTAAGGCTATTGGGCGGGAGTATAGACTTTTATCGAGAAAGGCACAAAGAAGCAGTGCAGAGAGTATTTGGGAGCAACGAGTGCTCCCGTAATTGACGTTATGCCGCGGTAAGCATATCAGCTTGGTCTAGACGCTTATATTTGAGCCATGCTTTGTGGTATTGCTTGTGTGATTCTTGACGTAGTTGCACGATTTTTGTGGATTCAAGCTCACTTAAATCACGTTGCTGCTGCAGGGCGTTATTTTGTATCTGCTGCACCTGCTCGTAAACCAAGTGCTCATCGCCGCTTTTTATCTCTGCAATATCGGCTAAGTGCAGTTGGATTTCGGCAATCATTTGCGATTTTGGCAGCTTAACGAGCAAGTTCAAATCTCTATATCCGGAGTCTTTAGGGTCAGCAAAACGATTTTTAACTTGCACTATTTGACTGTCAGATTTTACCAGTGCATAGGCTTGCATTAGATTATAGATATCTTTACTGACGATACTGGCTCTTACAAGATCTGTGAGTTGGCTAGCATCATTGCTGAGTTTATTTTGCAGTTTCATTTGCGCTCTGTCGCGACTTTTTATATCTGCAAGGATAGCGCTAGTTTGAGTTTGATTAGTGATATTGCCCAAGAGTTCAGCTAACTCTTGTTGTGCGTCAGGGGCAGTGGCATAAAGCGTATCGAGGTTGGCACTGGTTTGTCTTGGTTGTTGATATTGCATCGACTCAATCGCGGCGAGTCCATCGAGGTTGCTAGCGAAAGTAAGCTTGGTGCAAGAGTTACAGTTTGCGCCGTGAGCATCCTGCGCCAATGGGAACGTCTGTGCAAAAGCCGTGCGAGTCGACAGTAATAATAAGAAGATAAAAAATGTTCGCAATAACCGGTTCATAGCAGTCCTTTTTTGTGGCTGTGGACTTAATCTACATCGCTAATGCTTAAGCAATGCTGAATGACAAATTAACCTTTGTTCATAATGTGATCTATATACAGTGCAAATAAAAAGCCGTTGATGAGGAGTGTCATCAACGGCTTGTTGGCGTCAGATATTCTTAGATAGAATTACCAGATTTTTACACGTTTTTCCGGTGCGATGTACATAGCATCTGTCGGTTTCACATCATAAGTGCTGTAGAACTCAGGCATGTTAGACAGTGCACCAAGAGAGCGGAACTGTGCAGGTGAATGTGGGTCTGTTGCAACGCGGTTACGCATTGACTCTTCTTTGATTTTTGCACGCCAAATTTGCGTGAAACCAATGAAGAAGCGCTGATCGCCCGTAAGGCCATCAATCACTGGTGCTTCTTGACCGTTTAGTGACTTCTTATATGCACGATAAGCGATTGTTACACCTGATAGATCACCGATGTTTTCGCCTAGCGTCAATTCACCGTTAACGTTTAAGTCATCAAATACAGCATAGCCGTTATACTGTTCGATAAGGGCTTTACCACGAGCGGAGAACTCTTTTAAGTCCTGCTCTGTCCACCAATCGCGCATGTTGCCTTCGCCATCAAACTTAGCGCCTTGGTCGTCAAAACCATGGCCCATTTCATGACCGATGACTGCACCGATACCGCCGTAGTTTACTGCATCATCAGCTTCCATATTAAAGAATGGTGGCTGTAAGATAGCGGCAGGGAATACGATTTCGTTCATTGTTGGGTTGTAGTAAGCATTAACGGTTTGTGGTGTCATGCCCCATTCCCATGTGCGGATTGGACCACCTAGTTTTTCAAGATCTTGCTCATGGCTCAACTTGCTTGCGCGCAAGTTGTTACCCAATAGATCGTCAGCTTTAATCGCTAGTTTGTCGTAATTTTCCCAACGGTCAGGGTAACCAATCTTAGGGTTAAACTTCGCTAACTTATCTTTAGCAGCCACTTTAGTGTCTGCACTCATCCAGTCTAAAGACTCGATGCTGTCACCGTATGAACCGCGCAGATTTTCAACCAGCGTTTGCATACGTGTCTTTGCTTCAGGCGTAAAGTGACGCTTAACATAGACCTTACCAACAACTTCACCTAGCAGACCGTTTACAGATGCAACGCCACGCTTCCAGCGAGGCTGTTGCTCTTCTTGGCCGTTGAGTGTTTTAGAGAAAAACTCGAAGTTTTCAGTATCAAGTTGCTCGCTTAGGCTGCTTGCTGCATGAGTGAGTACCTGCCACTGCATGTAGGTCTTCCAAGTATCAAGATCAGTATTCTTGATAACGTCATTGAGACCTGAGATAAAGCTAGGCTGATTGATAATAATGTCAGCTTGCTTATCAGCCCCCAGTGTTGACAGGTAACCGTCCCAATTGATGTCAGGTGCAAGAGTCGCTAGGTCTTTAACTTGGTATAAGTTGTAAGTCTTAGTGCTATCACGAGTTTCAACCACATCCCAATGCTTTTCAGCAATTGAAGTTTCAAGCGCAAGTACCGCTTCGGCACTGGCTTTAGGGTTAGCAAGACCTGCCAAGGTGTACATCTTTTCGATGTGCTCTACAAATGCTTTACGGATGTTGACGAAGCGTTCGTCTTGGTTAAAGTAGTAATCTTTTTCTGGCAAACTGAGGCCGTACTGCCAGATATGCGTAGCATAACGGCTAGAGTTTTTAGCATCGACACTAATGTAAAATGCCATTGGCGTGCCACCACCAACAATTTGGCTACGAGCAAAGTAAGTCACGAGTTCATCTTTTGACTTAATCGCGCTGACATTATCAAGTTCGCCTTGGATGGGCTTTATGCCTAATTTGTTGAGGGTTTCAACATCCATGAATGAACGATAAAGATCAGCAACTTTTTGTTCGTCACTGCCAGCCTTTAGGTTTGGAGTGGCTGCAACTTCTTCGATAATAGCTTTTACATCATCACGTGACTTTTCGCGAAGATCGTAAAATGCACCTGAACTCGTGCGGTCACTCGGGATTGTCGTATTCTTTACCCAAGTGCCGTTAACGTATGAATAGAAATCATCCTGCGGGCGAACTGACTTATCGAAATTCGCAAAATCGATGCCTGATGAAAGGGCTTTTTGTACGGCAACAGCCGCTTCTGTTTTAGTTGTGTCTGGTGCCTGTGGTGCTGGCGTGTCGCTATTACAAGCACTTAGGCCAACGATAAGGGAAGCGCATAAGCCCCCAACGAGTACTTTTTTCATTTTTCTTCCTTTTCTATACCGTCAATTTGTTTTTATTTTTGAAATCAATGACAACTAAAACGCATGTTAATAAACATACAGGTTACATCGAGTCACACATGTTAAGGCTTTTTCCTTTGCGTAAACAAGTTTATGTTGATCACAACGCTAGATAATCGACAGATGATCTGTAAGAAAAGGTTTCCTTGAGGTCATTTTTCTCAATAAGGCCCTGGTAATCAGTTTTATATCGACTTCAGCCACTTTGCAGGGTTTCCAGCAACGACAGTCGCCGTTGGGACATCTTTAGTGACAACAGACCCCGCTGCAATCACTGCATCATCACCAATACGTACACCCGGTAAAATTATCGCGCCTCCACCAATCCACACTCGCTCTCCAATATGAATTGACAGTGCCGTTTCCAATCCTTGGCAGCGCAGTGTTGGGTCTAAGGGATGGTTGGCAGTGTAGAGTTGTACATTTGGGCCTATCATCGTTTGACGGCCAATGTGGATTGGGGCGTTGTCTTGCAAGGTAACGTTGGCATTAACAAATACTTGTTCGGCAATGAAAAGGTTAATGCCGTAACTGATAAAGAAAGGTGTTCGGATCACGCAGTCTGTCGCAATGTTAGGCAGCAAATCTCGGTTAATTTCGCAGGAGAGATTAACTCGATGATTAAGAGCCTGTTGCTGTTGCCAATAGCTTGATAGCTCAGGATCAAAACAATTGTATTGTTCACCCTTCACCATTTTATCAAATTGTTTATTTTTCACTGGAGTAAGTTGTGGTGTCATCTATCAATCCTTGTTTAGCGCTAGGCACAATAGTCTGTTCGTTGGAGACGTTATTAGCAAATCTTTGCCCTTTAGCCCTACTGGCCCCATAATGTCGGTCATTATGGTCCTATAGCTGAGTGTTACAGTGCGTTTAGATAAATATATTTGTGAGTCAACTTCCCATTCTCGTGTTTCAGCCAAAAAAGCGCTGCATCGTGGCGATGTCACGTGTAACGGTGAGGTGGTTAAAACCTCGGGGTTTAAAGTCACAGACGAGCACGAAATTCGTTTAGAGGGTGTGATACTTAAAGTTATTGGCCCACGTTATATTATGCTCAACAAGCCTGTCGATACTATCTGCTCAACGATTGATGAAGAGTATCCGTCAGTGATTGGATTATTAGATGTTATTCGACCTGAAGATCTGCACATTGCTGGCCGTTTAGATGCCGACACCACAGGTTTAGTCTTGATTACGACCGACGGTAAGTGGTCTCACAAAGTCACCTCGCCTAAGAAAGAGTGTGGCAAGCGCTACTTGTTAGAGACCGCAGAACCGCTTGCTGCTGAGTTGGTTGAACAGTTTGCCACTGGGTTACAACTCAATAATGAAGATGGTTTAACTAAACCTGCAATCCTTGAATTGTTAGGCACTCATCAAGCGCGTTTAACGATTACTGAAGGTAAATACCATCAAGTTAAACGTATGCTGGCGGCTGTTGGTAATAAGGTGACTAAATTGCACCGTGAAAAAGTGGGCGAAATTGAGCTCGATAGCACACTCGAGTTAGGTGAATGGCGCTTTTTAACTGACGTTGAAGCCAAGTCAGTAAAGTAAATCAGTAAAATAAGCTGACGCTTTTCGGATAAGTAATATCAGCTTACCCGAGCGCATAGTGGCAAATTAGATAGAGCACTGCACGTGGATACGTGCGGTGCTTTGTTGTATCTGGAGGCATCATTTGTCATTAATCAACCGCACGAGTTGATGAACTCCCTTTTTTAGTATGGAACAAAGCAGATAAAAAAAGGCCCTCAAAAGAGGGCCCAATGACAAGGTTAAGCAAATCGCAAATGCTTAACGTTAGTGCTATTACTGATTAATGTAGCTTCTTACGTGAGCTAGCCAGTAACCCAAGTAATGCTAGTGCTAGGAAACCTAAGCTACCACCTGAATCATTCGACTCACCTACCTCGTCATCTGGTGTTTCTGTCGCTGGTGGTGGAGTAGGCTCAACCCCATCAGAGTTAACCGTCAACATGAAGCTAGTGCTGGCTTGGTCAGAAGGGTAAGCCATATCGTGTACTGTTACTGTCACTTCAGTGGTACCGTGCCAGTCAGCATCAGGAGTAATGGCAAATGTTTCACCTGTAATCACAGCTGTGATGTTGTCACCAGTGACCGTCATGCCATTTGCTGTTCCTTTCACGTCGTTGTACATCACGCTCAAGCCTTCGATAGTGCTATTTTCTTCCATCACCATATCTGACATTGCTGCAACAGTTATGTTGCTTGGTGTTGATAAAGTGTGAGAGACAGAAACTAGCTCTGAGTCGGCATATTGAGTGTCAACCGCTACTATGTTGTCGCTACCAATTGCGGCAGCTGATACACGGGCAGAGAACTTAAGTGACAGGGCCGTTTGCTCCGGACCGCGGTAATCGGCACAAACCACCATACCTTCACTGACTTTTTCATCTACGTCGTTGAACGCAAATCCATCATTCAAATACCCACCTAGTGGACCAAATGGCGTCCGTTCACCCCAGTAACCGTGCAGACCAACTGAACCAAAGTGACCATTCGCTGATTTGAGTGTTTGATAAGCAAAGATCATCTCAGGTGTTTCAGGGTCAAAGCTAATTGAGTTTGAAATAATGGTTTGAATGTTAAACTTAGCATCAGGATCTGGGTTGGTGTTACCGACCAAGAAGCTGTTCCACTCTTCACCACCATCCCACTGGAAGATGTAGTGATCGTTAGTGACTACACCATATACCACGTTGATATAGCGGAATGTTGCCCAGTCAATCGAGCCCTGTGGCATCTGCACATCACCGCGCCATAGTGGAGCGATTACTGTGTCTGGGAAGGTTTGGAACATCTCCGTGAAGGGTTGGTTATAGTTCCAGAACTCAGGATTTTGATCCAGTTGGATATAACCGAATGGCGATATTCCTAGCGTATTCTGAGCAAAACGCTCAGGGTTTGCGTATAGAGGAATGTGGGGTAAACCATTTTCTTCCATTGGAATATATAGCATTTGGTTAGAAAGACCTGAAATACCTAAATCTTGAAAGCCTTGCATAGGTAAATCATAGAATGTCTCATCGTCGCCATAGGGCACCTTACAGGTCGCATCATCTAAGTTAGTGGTATAAACGTAATGACGCTTCATGTCACTTGAAGAGGCTTGAGCGGCGCTGATGCTGATAGCATTGCCATTCACTGTCAGGCCTGCTTCATAGTCACCTACACCACCGACAACGATCGAGTCTTCAATTAACTGCATCCCTTCAGAGATGGTTGCATTCAATGTGAACTCTCGCTCTGCACCCACTAGGTTTGGCGCTAAATCGATAACATAGTTAACCACGTCACCTACCTTGGCGGCAGTTTGTGATGCTGTAATTTCAGTGTCAGTGCCCATATGTTGTAACTTAACCGCGAAGTCGCCTAAGTTAGTCGCGTTATAGTCATCACTACCTAGTGCAACAACACCATAGTAAGTGTCACCATCGGTAGCACCTGGCAAGTTGTAGTTAAGCTGTAGCTGGTATGGAGTCATACCATCTGTTGTTGCTGGGCCTTCAACTGTCATGTTGGCTTCATCTGACTCACCCACAATACCTAAGCTAAGAACAAATTCATCAGCAAGGTTTTTAGGATCTTCAAAATCATATTTCCAGTTGGCCGCAATTGCCCAATAACGACCCGGAGCCGGGTTGTTGATGGCACAGAAATCACCGTTATCGGTAAAGGAATAGCAGATAGCTTCATCTAGCCATTGAATTTCACCATCTTCATTGATATCCATACCAAGATCGATAGAGGTATAGGCGTGTTTTGGTGCTGAGAGCATTTCCCAAACAATGCGTTGTGTGCCGGCTGGCACATCAAAGAAGTGAACTTTTGCACCGCCATCGGCTTCTATCTCTTCTACGGTTAAACCGTCAGAATAGAGACGTGCTTCAGCTCTTGGTAGTGCGTAGGTAAATGTTTCACCTTTAGTTAGACCAAAGACCTTAGAGTTAAGTGACTGGATCTCATCGGTGTTAAGCATTGGCGTTAAAGTATGCCCTTGCTCACGGTGGATGATCCCAGATACTTCTGGTGGTAAGTTGTCGCCGCTATAGCGTACGCCTACTGGTAGATGCTGCATTGGGCTGCTGCTATTTGCCGGTGTTAACTTAACAGAGCCTGTGAGCTGAAGCCCCGATGAATCGGCGCCAATAGCCTCAACTTCAAGTACTTTTGCTTTTAGGCTAATAGACTGAGACTCACCAGCTTTTAGGGTAAAGGTCTTTGGTGAAACCTCAAGCTCAAGCATAGGTGCGCCATCCATAGTGCCAGCTGTCGCATCAACCGTCCAAGTGCCATCTTCTGTCGCAGTAACCGTACGCATCCAGCTACAACTTCCCGCACAGTTATCTTGATAGAAATAAGGCAGGTTCAAAGTGTGGATGTTACCGCCATTATTCGGGTTGGCTGCGCGGTAGTTTTCAGCTGTCTCGCTTAACAATAAACCAGCATTATTAGCACGTGCTACGTTAATGACTCCGCTACCCGCATCACTATATCCTGCGGGCACAGGATCATAGGGAGAACCATCGCGCGAGCGAGTGGCATTATCCAATGAGGCTGTTGTCATCAATGCAGATTGAATTTGAGCGGGCGTCCACTCTGGATGAGCCTGAGTCAGCAAAGCCATTGCACCTGCTACGTGAGGCGCAGCCATAGATGTACCGCTAATTGCGGCGTAATCTGCTGGCATGCCTTGCATGCTAAATGGCATTTCATCTGCCCAAGCAGCAAACACGTCAACGCCAGGTGCAGCTAAGTTTGGTGACATCACATCAGGTGCTTCGAGGTTGGGACCACGGGATGAGAAATCTGCTACATAATCAGCGTCTCGTTCATTGGCAACAACTTCCGAGGCTGTAATGGTGATGCTGTGGTTATCACCAGCAGCAAGCCAATCTTGTAGTCCGAAATAGCCATTTTGGTAATTACCATAGTAAGCGTTGTAATCAATATGGATCCCTGGAATTGAGTAAGGATCATTGGCTGTGGTTTCGGCATAACCTGAGTTCCACAGAATAAAGCCACCAGCGCCGCCCTCCTCAACATTCGTCGCTTTGGTCACGCGGGCAATATCACCACGCTTACAAACCACAATTGGCGCAGTGGCGAATGGGTTTCCATCAGGATCTACCGAGAAAAAATCTGCAGGGAAGGGGTCGTTACATTTTTCAAATTCACTACCGTAAGCTTTAGCTTCAACAACTGGGCCTGTATAAGCGCCAGTAATGCCACCACCGACTAATTCAAGAGGTTGCTCTCCACCAATCGCATTGGTAAGTGTTTTACCTTCAACCGCTATTTCGCGGCCGTGGGTGGTGGCTGCTACAGAGGTGATCCAAGGTGAAAAGTGATCGATAGCCCCTCGAGCTTGGCTGGCATATTGCGGTGCATAGGAGTTGCCCGCAGACGCGGAAACCGAGATTCCAGCTTCACGTGCAGCAAGGAAACCCATCTCCATTGGGTCGTCCCAAGGGAAGGTGCCAAAAGGACTACCGATGGAGTAGTTAATTACATCAACGCCATCGGCAACCGCATCCTCAATGCCAGCAAGTAGGGCAGAACCTGGACAGCCACCATAGTTATCACCATAGCTGCCATCGCCTGGGTAGCAGACTTGATACATGATGATGTTAGCGCGTGGTGCAACGCCAGATATCTTGTCAAATTTAAGTCCTGTAGGAATTCCATCACCAGTTTCGCCCGTCATTGCGACAACATGTTCTACATTAAACAGTTCATTACCGGCTGCTGTTGAGGCTGTATGCGAACCGTGACCATTGTAATCTTCACCGTTTTGAGGGCGCTTAGGATCCGTTATATTCCAAGAGGGTTGATCGGGTTGGAAAGCGGCATCCATATAGCTTTCGGTGATGCTCTCATACGAGCGAATACCGATAAGTTTATCGTTACACATGCTGGCAAATTCAACTTTCTCACAGTCACCTAAGTAACTGTTATAGCGATCGGGCATTTTGTGGGTATAGCCATCGCCCGCAATCGCTGCAAAAGAGGCATGGTCGGAGTTGATACCTGTATCGAGTACCCCTACGACGATGCCTTCACCTTTGTATTTGTCATCTGCAGCACTTCCTGTCCAGATACCATCGGCGCCTATGTGTCCAGGACCGTTATCTGTGTGTAATTCGTACACTTTTTCAAGGCTAACATTACGAATGCCCGGAAGATTGGCAACATTAGCTGCTTGCTCCTGAGTCATGCGCAGTGCCATACCGTTAAACGCCAATGTATAGCGGTTTTTAATATCAAGGTTTGCACCAACCGTTGCTGATATTTGGCTAAGCAGCTGATCTTGTTTACCTGTTAGGTATTGACTGTATTGCTTAACAGAGCTGCTATTGGTATCGAGCTTGTTGTGGCCGCGAGGGCTCAGCATGCTCGGGATAGAGTTTAGGGTAGGGGATGTTGCTTTAAACTGCTCAACGCCGCCGCGATAGAGTGAAACTGGTTTATCGCTCAATTCTACAATATAAGTTTGCTGACCTTGCAGGCCTGCATGATGTTTAAATGGCGCTTTGCTGTTTTGGTTTGTTGCGATCGCCCGATGAATGTTTTGTGTGTTACTCGCTGGACGGTTTACGGTGTTACCGGCTCTGCTGTTACCACTTCGGAGCTCTTCATTATATTTGATAATAGCATCGGTAATTTCGATGCTGCGCATATTGTTATTATCATTGCCTGAAGCGGCAACGGAGCCTGCACCAGCTGCATATATCGCAGCTATTGTCATCAGACTTATTTTTTTAAGTTTCATTATTTCGCCTTCTGGTTGCATTTTTGCAACTAGATTGTTAACCGGAAGTTAACCCTGTGGCGAATAGGCAAAACGTATTATTCAATAGGTAACATGTATTTATAAAAAATATTAAGCGCAAAGTGAGTTTTCAATAGGCATTATTCTTCAGTTTAATATTTTAGTGCTGAGGTATGACTTTGTTGTGTCTTATAGGCTTAGCAATAAAACCCTTAGAAAGTTGTAATTTAAATAAACAAATATACTACCGATACACTTGATTCAATTTGTAACATCTTAAAATTGCGTCGCTTGTACTCAAGCGTTTTTTACAATAGTTTAAGGGCGACATTTCACGGTCTAGCAACTCTTTTACAAATAGAGGTTCTTGCTTAATAGCGACTTAAGGATTAGCTGTTAGAGTCTATATTCTATTTTTACACATTAAATTTTATTACAAGAATTAATCAGATTTTGGGAGGGGAATATGGAATTAAGACATATAAAACATTTCGTAGCGCTCGCAGAGTCTAGGAGCTACAGCGTTGCAGCAAGTAAACTCGATATTTCCCAACCCTCTTTAACTCGTAGCATTCAAAAGATGGAACAGAGCTTAGGCGTAAAGCTATTTATAAGGGACTCTAGACGGGTAGCACTGACTTACCATGGCGACTTAGTGTTAAAGCACAGCGACAAAATCCTTAATACAGTTTGTAATTTAGAAGCCGATATTAAAATTAATAGTGGCCGTTCAAGTGGTAGGTTAACGATTGGTGGTGGTACGCTTGCTTCTAGCAATATATTAAATGACATACTGCATAACTTTTCAAAACTGCACCCCAATGTCAGTGTCGAATTAAGAACACGTGATGTTGACGAACTGTGTTCATTACTATCAAAAGGTGAAATAGATCTCTTTATTTCAGAGATTAAAATATCTGGTCTCGCTGAAAGAGAGGAGTTACAGGTCATTAGTTATAAAAAATCTAGAGGAGTATTTTTTTGTCGGCCAGGCCATCCGCTGCTAAATGACAAATATCTTTATACTCCACGGTTAAAAGATTTTCCTATCTCTTTACCTAGAGCCACAACATCAGATATTGAGAGTTTATTTGGCGATCTTTTCGATGTGAACCGCAGCGCATTCTCAGGTCTATTTAAATTTGAATACTTTCATTCAGTGAGTAAAACGATTGCAGAAAGTGACATGATTGGATTAATACCTGAGATTGTAATTGCCAGCGAATTAGCTTCTGGTGAATTAGTTCTTTTGGATGTTATAGATATGCCAGATATTAAAGTTGATTATGGAGTGGTCTTTCATAAGTCTAGAGTTCCTGATGGGACTAACAAATTGTTTCTTGAATTTTTTAAGTCGCTTGTATCAAGTTCTTGCCACTGATTAAGCTCAAGGAAAATCAACACATAAACCAAATGGCATTATTTTCTAGTCAGTCGTTGTCTATGATAAGGCGCTTAATGGTGTGTTTTAGCGCCTTATCTTAAGCCTGCACTTTTAGAGTCTATCTGTGCTGCAGTTGTTGCTAGTTAGAGAGCTTGATATCACCGCTAATGGTTGAAGCATTGAGATCCGCGCTACCGTCTCCCGCTTGGAACTTTAGATATGTCTGCGGTGAATATTGCTCTTTTGAAACTTTATCTCCGCTGAGATTATTAGTGATACTGCCACCAGGGCCACCATTGATGTCGAACGAAACATTGATTTCATTGATAAAGTGAATATCAATATTGCCACTGACGCTGCCGAGTTTTGCTTTGTCTTTAAGACTGGCAATGGAAAGGTCTATATCACCGCTGACGGTCTTAATACTAAGGCTATCAATATTGGCAAGTGCTACCGTGGCATCACCCGATACCAGCTCGACGGCGACTTGAGTTGCAGTTGTGTTTGCCGTTAACTCACCGCTGACGAGGCGATAACCGACCTTACCTGAGCTATCGGTATCTTTAATTTCACCCGATACCGTTTCTAACATGATCTTGCCAGCGAGTTCACGGCTACTGATATCTCCCGATACCGTATGCAGCATGACTTTATCTTTTAACTGATTCGCCTTAATGTCACCGCTAACCGAGCTAATATCCATTTTACCGGTAAATGCATCGATACGAAAATTGGCCGATACCGCTTCTGCCTGAAGTTTAATTTGTCGTGGCAACATGATGGTCAGCTGAGAGCCATCTTTATTATTGCTATTATATTGCCTTGGCATCTTGTCTTCGATAACCACATGACTTCCTTTAACAGTAAAGGTTAGCCCTTCGCTTAGCTCATCTAGCTCGCCTTTAACGCTAATTTCGTTCTTGTCCCATGACTTAA
The Shewanella sp. KX20019 DNA segment above includes these coding regions:
- a CDS encoding S8 family serine peptidase, whose amino-acid sequence is MKLKKISLMTIAAIYAAGAGSVAASGNDNNNMRSIEITDAIIKYNEELRSGNSRAGNTVNRPASNTQNIHRAIATNQNSKAPFKHHAGLQGQQTYIVELSDKPVSLYRGGVEQFKATSPTLNSIPSMLSPRGHNKLDTNSSSVKQYSQYLTGKQDQLLSQISATVGANLDIKNRYTLAFNGMALRMTQEQAANVANLPGIRNVSLEKVYELHTDNGPGHIGADGIWTGSAADDKYKGEGIVVGVLDTGINSDHASFAAIAGDGYTHKMPDRYNSYLGDCEKVEFASMCNDKLIGIRSYESITESYMDAAFQPDQPSWNITDPKRPQNGEDYNGHGSHTASTAAGNELFNVEHVVAMTGETGDGIPTGLKFDKISGVAPRANIIMYQVCYPGDGSYGDNYGGCPGSALLAGIEDAVADGVDVINYSIGSPFGTFPWDDPMEMGFLAAREAGISVSASAGNSYAPQYASQARGAIDHFSPWITSVAATTHGREIAVEGKTLTNAIGGEQPLELVGGGITGAYTGPVVEAKAYGSEFEKCNDPFPADFFSVDPDGNPFATAPIVVCKRGDIARVTKATNVEEGGAGGFILWNSGYAETTANDPYSIPGIHIDYNAYYGNYQNGYFGLQDWLAAGDNHSITITASEVVANERDADYVADFSSRGPNLEAPDVMSPNLAAPGVDVFAAWADEMPFSMQGMPADYAAISGTSMAAPHVAGAMALLTQAHPEWTPAQIQSALMTTASLDNATRSRDGSPYDPVPAGYSDAGSGVINVARANNAGLLLSETAENYRAANPNNGGNIHTLNLPYFYQDNCAGSCSWMRTVTATEDGTWTVDATAGTMDGAPMLELEVSPKTFTLKAGESQSISLKAKVLEVEAIGADSSGLQLTGSVKLTPANSSSPMQHLPVGVRYSGDNLPPEVSGIIHREQGHTLTPMLNTDEIQSLNSKVFGLTKGETFTYALPRAEARLYSDGLTVEEIEADGGAKVHFFDVPAGTQRIVWEMLSAPKHAYTSIDLGMDINEDGEIQWLDEAICYSFTDNGDFCAINNPAPGRYWAIAANWKYDFEDPKNLADEFVLSLGIVGESDEANMTVEGPATTDGMTPYQLQLNYNLPGATDGDTYYGVVALGSDDYNATNLGDFAVKLQHMGTDTEITASQTAAKVGDVVNYVIDLAPNLVGAEREFTLNATISEGMQLIEDSIVVGGVGDYEAGLTVNGNAISISAAQASSSDMKRHYVYTTNLDDATCKVPYGDDETFYDLPMQGFQDLGISGLSNQMLYIPMEENGLPHIPLYANPERFAQNTLGISPFGYIQLDQNPEFWNYNQPFTEMFQTFPDTVIAPLWRGDVQMPQGSIDWATFRYINVVYGVVTNDHYIFQWDGGEEWNSFLVGNTNPDPDAKFNIQTIISNSISFDPETPEMIFAYQTLKSANGHFGSVGLHGYWGERTPFGPLGGYLNDGFAFNDVDEKVSEGMVVCADYRGPEQTALSLKFSARVSAAAIGSDNIVAVDTQYADSELVSVSHTLSTPSNITVAAMSDMVMEENSTIEGLSVMYNDVKGTANGMTVTGDNITAVITGETFAITPDADWHGTTEVTVTVHDMAYPSDQASTSFMLTVNSDGVEPTPPPATETPDDEVGESNDSGGSLGFLALALLGLLASSRKKLH
- a CDS encoding LysR family transcriptional regulator, translated to MELRHIKHFVALAESRSYSVAASKLDISQPSLTRSIQKMEQSLGVKLFIRDSRRVALTYHGDLVLKHSDKILNTVCNLEADIKINSGRSSGRLTIGGGTLASSNILNDILHNFSKLHPNVSVELRTRDVDELCSLLSKGEIDLFISEIKISGLAEREELQVISYKKSRGVFFCRPGHPLLNDKYLYTPRLKDFPISLPRATTSDIESLFGDLFDVNRSAFSGLFKFEYFHSVSKTIAESDMIGLIPEIVIASELASGELVLLDVIDMPDIKVDYGVVFHKSRVPDGTNKLFLEFFKSLVSSSCH
- a CDS encoding DUF4097 family beta strand repeat-containing protein → MNKTPLISFALTALFVSQTALAATAVDQSQQIQGSPKVSVNVQRGDIVFKSWDKNEISVKGELDELSEGLTFTVKGSHVVIEDKMPRQYNSNNKDGSQLTIMLPRQIKLQAEAVSANFRIDAFTGKMDISSVSGDIKANQLKDKVMLHTVSGDISSRELAGKIMLETVSGEIKDTDSSGKVGYRLVSGELTANTTATQVAVELVSGDATVALANIDSLSIKTVSGDIDLSIASLKDKAKLGSVSGNIDIHFINEINVSFDINGGPGGSITNNLSGDKVSKEQYSPQTYLKFQAGDGSADLNASTISGDIKLSN